A genome region from Altererythrobacter aquiaggeris includes the following:
- the thiS gene encoding sulfur carrier protein ThiS produces MAASLNLTVNGETHSAPAKSSIADLVRQMQLDPAKVAVEHNSVIAPRSRLADIALMEGDVLEIVHFVGGGQGDGGDGGDDSWSVAGQTFTSRLIVGTGKYKDFAENAAALEASGAEIVTVAVRRVNVSDPAAPMLTDFIDPAKTVYLPNTAGCFTADDAIRTLRLAREAGGWDLVKLEVLGEARTLYPDMRETLKATEVLAGEGFKPMVYCTDDPIAAKQLEEAGAVAVMPLGAPIGSGLGIQNRVTIRLIVEGASVPVLVDAGVGTASDAAVAMELGCDGVLMNTAIAEAKDPIRMARAMKLAVQAGRDAYLSGRMATRKYADPSSPLAGLI; encoded by the coding sequence ATGGCCGCATCACTGAACCTGACCGTCAACGGCGAAACGCATAGCGCGCCCGCCAAATCCTCCATCGCCGATCTGGTGCGCCAGATGCAGCTGGACCCGGCCAAGGTCGCGGTTGAGCATAATTCGGTAATCGCGCCGCGTTCCCGGCTTGCCGACATTGCCCTGATGGAAGGCGATGTGCTGGAGATCGTCCATTTCGTCGGCGGCGGACAGGGCGATGGGGGCGATGGGGGCGATGATAGCTGGTCAGTGGCAGGCCAAACCTTCACATCGCGGCTGATCGTGGGAACGGGTAAATACAAGGATTTTGCAGAGAACGCAGCAGCGCTGGAAGCCAGCGGCGCGGAAATCGTCACTGTGGCGGTACGCCGCGTGAACGTGTCTGACCCGGCAGCGCCAATGCTAACCGATTTCATCGATCCGGCCAAGACAGTCTATCTGCCCAATACGGCTGGCTGCTTCACCGCAGATGATGCGATCCGCACTTTGCGATTGGCGCGCGAGGCCGGCGGCTGGGATCTGGTCAAACTTGAAGTGCTGGGCGAAGCGCGCACATTATATCCCGATATGCGCGAAACGCTCAAGGCCACCGAAGTGCTTGCCGGCGAAGGGTTCAAGCCGATGGTCTATTGCACCGACGATCCGATTGCCGCCAAACAGCTTGAAGAAGCCGGCGCGGTTGCGGTTATGCCTCTGGGCGCACCGATCGGCAGCGGGCTGGGTATCCAGAACCGTGTTACTATCCGCCTGATAGTCGAAGGGGCCAGCGTGCCGGTGCTGGTTGATGCAGGCGTCGGCACGGCGAGCGATGCTGCTGTCGCGATGGAACTTGGCTGCGACGGCGTGTTGATGAACACCGCAATTGCCGAGGCTAAGGACCCGATCCGGATGGCGCGGGCGATGAAGCTGGCAGTCCAGGCCGGGCGGGATGCGTATTTGTCGGGCCGCATGGCAACGCGGAAATATGCGGATCCCAGCAGCCCCCTGGCCGGGCTGATATGA
- a CDS encoding AMP-dependent synthetase/ligase has translation MQLAEIESANSLVELFFKRAGEKGDAPFLGRKSGGEWVTQSWAQTAEQVCILAESLRGLGLEPGDRVMLVSENRPEWCVADLAIMAAGCITVPAYTTNTTHDHEHILDNSGARAVIVSGDKLAAPLLPAMLQSGIAEHLIAIDGQKQSQAGSFRGHNWADLLTGDAQAARAAVDARVASMKRDDTACIIYTSGTGGAPRGVLQHHGAILCNVAGAAEVLIEDFGLDEGDRFLSFLPLSHAYEHSGGQFLPIGVGAEIFYSEGLEKLASNIEEVRPTVMVVVPRLFEVLRTRIIKQIEKQGRVPNYLMDRALTIGARKAEGRGRMLDKAMDMVLEKSLRPKIRAKFGGRLKAMVSGGAPLNPEVGIFFDAMGLTMLQGYGQTEAGPVISCNRPATGIKMDTVGAPLRGVEVKIAEDGEILCRGELVMHGYWQNSAETKRTLKNGWLHTGDIGHLDDKGRIIITDRKKDMIVNDKGDNVAPQKIEGMLTLQPEIAQAMVVGDKRPYLVGLIVPDAEWALEWAQKNGEKFDMAALQDLPAFRSAVRKGVDRVSQSVSVTEKVRQFEFADEPFSVENEEMTPSLKIRRHKIRERYQARLDGLYRS, from the coding sequence GTGCAGCTTGCAGAAATCGAATCGGCCAACAGCCTTGTAGAACTGTTTTTCAAACGCGCCGGGGAAAAAGGCGATGCGCCCTTCCTTGGCCGCAAATCGGGCGGCGAATGGGTAACGCAAAGCTGGGCCCAAACCGCCGAACAGGTTTGCATATTGGCCGAAAGCCTGCGCGGTTTAGGCCTGGAGCCGGGCGACCGCGTGATGCTGGTTTCCGAAAACCGGCCTGAATGGTGCGTCGCCGATCTCGCGATCATGGCGGCGGGCTGTATTACAGTGCCCGCATATACCACCAACACGACGCATGATCACGAGCACATCCTCGATAATTCGGGGGCGCGCGCGGTCATCGTATCGGGCGACAAGCTGGCGGCGCCGCTGCTGCCCGCGATGCTGCAATCGGGCATCGCCGAACATCTGATCGCGATCGACGGTCAGAAACAGAGCCAGGCCGGTAGCTTTCGCGGGCATAACTGGGCCGATCTTCTGACGGGCGATGCGCAGGCCGCGCGCGCCGCTGTCGATGCCCGGGTTGCGTCGATGAAACGCGATGACACTGCCTGTATAATCTATACCAGCGGCACGGGCGGTGCACCGCGCGGAGTGCTCCAGCATCACGGCGCGATCCTGTGCAATGTGGCTGGCGCAGCCGAAGTGCTGATAGAAGATTTCGGTCTGGATGAGGGGGACCGTTTTCTCTCGTTCCTGCCGCTCAGCCATGCTTACGAACATTCGGGCGGACAGTTTTTGCCCATCGGTGTCGGCGCGGAAATTTTCTATTCGGAGGGGCTGGAAAAACTGGCCAGCAACATCGAAGAAGTGCGCCCGACAGTAATGGTTGTGGTGCCGCGCCTGTTCGAGGTTCTGCGTACCCGCATCATCAAGCAAATCGAGAAACAGGGCCGCGTGCCGAATTACCTGATGGACCGCGCGCTCACCATCGGAGCGCGTAAGGCCGAGGGGCGCGGGCGGATGCTTGACAAGGCGATGGACATGGTTCTCGAAAAATCGCTGCGTCCCAAAATCCGCGCAAAATTCGGCGGGCGTTTGAAAGCGATGGTGTCAGGTGGTGCACCGCTCAACCCTGAGGTCGGGATATTTTTCGACGCGATGGGGCTGACCATGCTGCAGGGTTACGGCCAGACGGAGGCTGGCCCCGTCATCAGTTGTAACCGTCCGGCAACGGGCATCAAGATGGACACAGTCGGCGCGCCGCTTCGCGGGGTGGAGGTCAAAATTGCCGAAGACGGTGAAATCCTCTGCCGCGGCGAACTGGTAATGCACGGCTATTGGCAAAACAGTGCCGAGACGAAGCGCACGCTTAAGAATGGCTGGCTGCACACCGGCGATATCGGACATTTAGACGACAAGGGCCGGATTATCATAACCGACCGCAAGAAAGACATGATCGTCAATGACAAGGGCGATAATGTCGCGCCGCAGAAAATAGAAGGTATGCTGACACTCCAGCCCGAGATCGCGCAAGCCATGGTTGTTGGCGACAAACGCCCCTATCTGGTCGGCCTGATTGTGCCGGACGCCGAATGGGCGCTTGAATGGGCGCAGAAAAACGGCGAGAAATTCGACATGGCCGCGCTACAGGATCTACCGGCATTCCGCAGCGCGGTTCGCAAAGGAGTGGACCGCGTAAGCCAGAGTGTCTCAGTCACCGAAAAAGTCCGCCAATTCGAATTCGCGGACGAGCCATTCTCGGTTGAAAACGAGGAAATGACGCCGAGCCTGAAAATCCGCCGCCACAAAATCCGCGAACGCTATCAGGCACGGCTGGACGGGCTTTATCGGAGTTGA
- a CDS encoding gamma-glutamyltransferase family protein: MITRLIASLVLLLPLGACATPMAGPLPPQNFGVVSAADPRAAEAGASILRQGGTATDAAIATMLALTVVEPQSSGIGGGGFFVRGTADGAVTTIDGRETAPAAAGEDWFLFSDGQPVGYRGAVMTGLSTGVPGNIRLAEMAHRQHGRLDWTELFAPAIKLASEGYILSERGHEYLSSQSERAARDPAIRPVYFGADNVPLPVGSLIRNPDLAETLQRIAIAGAQYFYEGPRGAALAAKVAADTPRTAGMTAADIANYRAAERSAVCGEYRSYRICGMGPPSSGATTVFAILKQLEAHDLAALGAENPVFWHLFAESQRLAYADRERYLADGDYVSVPVAGLMDGDYLAARGGLIAPDARMADVSHGLPADMSLAPPDGDEPAENGTSHFVVVDGAGNAVSYTSTIEGSFGSGLTFGGFYLNNELTDFSFTPEKDGRKIANRVQGGKRPRSSMSPTLVYAPDGELVMAIGAAGGSTIPVQVARGLIGMIDFGMTPADALALPVLYSPGDAISVEAGTYLEDMIPALRNLGHDVAARGLPLKANAARKISGIWVGAADPRSEGIAVTR, encoded by the coding sequence ATGATTACACGCCTCATCGCTTCGCTGGTTCTGCTTCTGCCGCTTGGCGCTTGCGCTACGCCGATGGCGGGCCCTTTGCCGCCGCAAAATTTTGGAGTGGTCAGCGCGGCAGATCCGCGCGCAGCAGAAGCGGGTGCATCAATCCTCCGGCAAGGCGGCACCGCCACCGATGCCGCGATTGCAACCATGCTTGCGCTGACTGTGGTCGAACCGCAATCAAGCGGGATTGGCGGCGGCGGCTTTTTCGTCCGCGGAACAGCGGATGGGGCTGTCACGACAATCGACGGGCGCGAAACGGCACCAGCGGCAGCGGGCGAAGACTGGTTTCTTTTCAGCGATGGCCAGCCCGTTGGTTATCGCGGCGCTGTCATGACCGGGCTCAGCACCGGTGTGCCCGGTAATATCCGCCTTGCGGAGATGGCGCATCGCCAACACGGGCGGCTGGATTGGACAGAACTGTTTGCTCCGGCAATCAAATTGGCAAGCGAGGGTTATATTCTGAGCGAGCGCGGTCATGAATATCTTTCGAGCCAATCGGAACGGGCGGCACGCGATCCGGCGATCAGGCCGGTATATTTCGGCGCCGATAATGTTCCGCTCCCTGTCGGCAGTCTTATCCGCAACCCTGATCTGGCTGAAACGCTGCAGCGCATTGCGATTGCAGGGGCACAGTATTTTTACGAGGGGCCGCGCGGCGCGGCGCTGGCTGCCAAAGTTGCCGCCGACACACCGCGCACCGCCGGAATGACGGCGGCCGATATAGCAAATTACCGTGCGGCCGAGCGCAGTGCGGTCTGCGGTGAATATCGCAGCTACCGGATTTGCGGAATGGGGCCGCCATCATCCGGCGCGACCACGGTTTTCGCGATCCTGAAACAGCTGGAAGCGCATGATCTGGCCGCTTTGGGTGCAGAAAATCCGGTATTCTGGCACCTGTTCGCCGAATCCCAGCGGCTCGCCTATGCCGACCGGGAACGGTATCTGGCCGACGGCGATTACGTTTCCGTGCCTGTGGCGGGCCTGATGGACGGCGATTATCTGGCTGCCCGCGGCGGTCTGATTGCGCCCGATGCACGCATGGCGGATGTTTCGCACGGATTGCCGGCTGACATGTCTCTCGCTCCGCCTGATGGGGATGAACCGGCAGAAAACGGCACCTCGCATTTCGTGGTAGTCGATGGAGCAGGTAATGCGGTGAGCTATACATCCACTATCGAAGGCTCCTTCGGTTCGGGGCTGACGTTCGGCGGGTTTTATCTCAACAATGAACTGACCGATTTCAGCTTCACACCGGAAAAGGATGGCCGGAAAATCGCTAACCGCGTCCAAGGCGGCAAGCGGCCGCGCAGTTCCATGTCACCAACTCTGGTTTACGCGCCCGATGGCGAACTGGTGATGGCTATTGGCGCTGCTGGCGGCTCGACAATCCCGGTGCAGGTCGCGCGCGGGCTTATCGGCATGATCGATTTCGGTATGACGCCTGCGGATGCACTTGCTTTACCTGTTTTGTATTCGCCGGGTGATGCGATTTCGGTGGAGGCTGGAACCTATCTGGAAGACATGATCCCCGCGTTGCGCAATCTGGGTCATGATGTCGCGGCGCGCGGCTTGCCGCTAAAGGCCAATGCTGCGCGCAAAATCAGCGGGATCTGGGTAGGTGCGGCTGATCCGCGGAGCGAGGGCATTGCGGTTACCCGCTAG
- a CDS encoding quinone-dependent dihydroorotate dehydrogenase, whose translation MLFDLLKPAIYSLDPERAHRLTIAALRAKPVLKSHPVGGPLAVDLAGLRFPNPVGLAAGFDKDAEVPDAMLAMGFGFTEVGSITPLPQAGNPKPRLFRLVEDRAVINRMGFNNGGLAGALPRLKARKDRGGIVGVNVGANKDSTDRSADYATMTKAVVPYASYLAVNISSPNTPGLRALQDEGALIDLLDGVIAARGSYDVPIFLKVAPDLEPADMDAIARIALDRQLGALIVSNTTIARPALKSRHADQTGGLSGQPLRDLALQRIRDFRSATGGAMPLVGVGGIATAEDAWARIRAGASLVQLYTAMVYEGPALAKTITRGLAGLMKRDGFSGIAAAVGSE comes from the coding sequence ATGCTGTTCGATCTTCTCAAGCCCGCGATATACTCGCTCGATCCGGAGCGGGCGCACCGGCTGACGATTGCCGCCTTGCGTGCCAAGCCGGTGCTGAAAAGCCATCCTGTCGGCGGCCCGCTGGCGGTTGATCTGGCGGGTTTGCGCTTTCCCAATCCGGTCGGGCTTGCGGCTGGCTTCGACAAGGATGCCGAAGTGCCCGATGCAATGCTGGCGATGGGTTTCGGCTTTACCGAAGTGGGATCGATTACCCCGCTGCCGCAAGCGGGCAATCCCAAACCGCGCCTGTTCCGGCTGGTCGAAGACCGTGCGGTGATCAACCGGATGGGGTTCAACAATGGCGGGCTGGCGGGCGCATTGCCCAGGCTGAAGGCGCGCAAGGATCGCGGCGGGATCGTAGGTGTGAATGTAGGCGCTAACAAGGATAGCACCGATCGCAGCGCCGATTATGCCACCATGACCAAAGCCGTGGTGCCTTACGCATCCTATCTGGCGGTCAATATCAGCAGCCCCAATACGCCGGGCCTGCGCGCGTTGCAGGATGAAGGGGCGTTGATCGACCTGCTCGATGGAGTGATCGCGGCGCGCGGGTCATATGACGTGCCGATATTCCTCAAGGTCGCGCCTGATCTGGAACCGGCAGACATGGATGCAATCGCGCGGATCGCGCTGGACAGGCAGCTGGGCGCGCTGATCGTCTCCAACACAACGATTGCGCGGCCCGCCTTGAAATCGCGCCACGCCGATCAGACGGGCGGACTTTCGGGTCAGCCCTTGCGCGATCTGGCGCTGCAGCGCATCCGCGATTTCCGCAGCGCGACGGGGGGGGCAATGCCGCTGGTGGGCGTTGGCGGGATCGCTACCGCGGAAGACGCGTGGGCACGCATTCGCGCCGGCGCCAGCCTGGTCCAGCTTTATACCGCCATGGTCTATGAAGGTCCCGCATTAGCCAAGACGATTACGCGCGGTCTGGCCGGACTGATGAAACGCGACGGCTTTTCGGGCATTGCCGCGGCAGTCGGGAGCGAATAG
- a CDS encoding DUF885 domain-containing protein — protein sequence MLKRSLLGAVAASALLAGCANMGTAPEVAPVMVQSAEAEQQSLRALFEAYDAAELAASPESQAYRGQRGADYGKWDDYSDAAAIADQQRLQNAAGAVAMYDPASLGEQEQLSRRLFASMAARSASLFPFRENGYLFNQMSGAQSGLPAFLINIHSVKDEQQARDYIARIEGIGTVLDTLTATSRERADSGVMPPKWVYPYVISDIENLIDAGDDNAVLEDFASKTDALGLASSAAADLKQDAVAAWNSAARPGYQRLLAEMKRQQAIAPTDDGVWRLPNGAAYYKALLASYTTTDLSPDEIHNIGLREVDRIHGEMRKIMAQVGFKGTLQEFFAFTRDDPQFFYETREGYLADTATKMAAMEAKLPEFFATLPTDPLVVKPVEAFREKSAGKAFYQRPAPDGSRPGTYYVNLYNLRDMSKNELEALAYHEGLPGHHLQLSIQTALGDIPPFRRFGGVTAYSEGWGLYTEELGKDMGFYTDPYSDFGRLGMELWRACRLVVDTGLHHKRWSREEAIAYLSGNTPNPEGDVRKAIERYIVYPGQATAYTIGKLKIMELRSRSQAALGDAFDIRGFHDVILKSGPVPLSIMEENVDAWIAAEKAG from the coding sequence ATGTTGAAACGGTCTTTGCTTGGCGCGGTTGCGGCGAGCGCATTGCTGGCAGGTTGCGCCAATATGGGCACCGCGCCGGAAGTTGCGCCGGTCATGGTGCAAAGTGCCGAGGCCGAACAGCAATCTCTCCGCGCCCTGTTTGAAGCCTATGACGCAGCCGAGCTCGCCGCATCACCCGAAAGCCAGGCATATCGCGGACAGCGCGGCGCGGATTACGGCAAATGGGATGATTATTCCGACGCCGCTGCGATTGCGGATCAGCAGCGGTTGCAGAACGCTGCCGGTGCAGTAGCGATGTACGATCCCGCTAGTCTCGGCGAGCAGGAACAACTCTCCCGGCGTTTGTTTGCTTCGATGGCTGCGCGGTCGGCCTCGCTCTTCCCGTTTCGCGAAAACGGCTATCTTTTCAACCAGATGTCCGGCGCGCAATCCGGGCTTCCGGCGTTTCTGATCAATATTCACTCGGTCAAGGACGAACAGCAGGCGCGCGATTACATTGCGCGGATCGAGGGTATCGGAACCGTGCTCGATACGCTTACCGCCACATCGCGCGAGCGTGCCGATAGCGGTGTGATGCCGCCCAAATGGGTCTATCCCTATGTGATTTCCGACATTGAAAACCTGATCGATGCGGGCGACGACAACGCCGTGCTCGAGGATTTTGCAAGCAAGACCGACGCGCTCGGTTTGGCGTCCAGCGCGGCAGCCGATCTGAAGCAAGACGCAGTGGCAGCGTGGAACAGCGCCGCGCGCCCCGGCTACCAGCGTCTGCTGGCTGAGATGAAGCGCCAGCAAGCCATTGCGCCAACCGACGACGGCGTGTGGCGGTTGCCCAATGGCGCGGCCTATTACAAGGCGCTGCTCGCCAGCTACACAACCACCGATCTGTCGCCGGACGAAATTCACAATATCGGTCTGCGCGAAGTGGACCGGATCCACGGCGAAATGCGTAAGATCATGGCGCAGGTCGGTTTCAAGGGCACGCTGCAGGAATTCTTCGCCTTCACCCGCGATGATCCGCAATTCTTTTACGAAACGCGCGAGGGGTATCTCGCAGACACCGCCACCAAAATGGCCGCAATGGAAGCGAAACTGCCCGAGTTTTTCGCCACACTGCCAACTGATCCGCTGGTGGTGAAGCCGGTGGAGGCGTTCCGCGAGAAGTCGGCGGGCAAGGCGTTTTACCAGCGGCCCGCACCCGATGGATCACGCCCCGGAACCTATTATGTGAACCTGTATAATCTGCGCGATATGTCAAAGAACGAACTGGAGGCGCTGGCTTATCACGAGGGGCTGCCGGGCCACCATCTACAGCTTTCGATCCAGACCGCCCTCGGCGATATTCCGCCCTTCCGCAGGTTCGGCGGCGTGACCGCCTATTCGGAAGGCTGGGGTCTTTATACCGAGGAACTGGGCAAGGATATGGGGTTCTACACCGATCCTTATTCCGACTTTGGCAGGTTGGGGATGGAACTGTGGAGAGCCTGTAGACTGGTTGTGGATACCGGCCTGCATCACAAGCGCTGGAGCCGCGAGGAAGCCATCGCTTATCTGTCCGGAAACACGCCCAATCCCGAGGGCGACGTGCGCAAAGCTATCGAGCGCTACATCGTCTATCCGGGCCAGGCGACAGCCTACACGATCGGCAAGCTGAAAATTATGGAATTGCGCAGCCGGTCACAGGCTGCGCTTGGCGATGCATTCGATATTCGCGGCTTCCACGATGTCATTCTGAAAAGCGGTCCGGTGCCGTTGTCGATCATGGAAGAAAACGTCGATGCGTGGATTGCGGCGGAAAAGGCCGGCTGA
- a CDS encoding SUF system Fe-S cluster assembly regulator has protein sequence MRLSNLADYAVVTMSAAARHCGFSRVSAAELAAETGLPVPTVQKLVSKLTAAGLLRSVRGAGGGLQLARPAAAITLADIVEAVEGPIALTACAEHGKHDCALEDSCMVRPHVGIVNEALRGALANIALTQLANTPRMEIAR, from the coding sequence ATGCGCCTGTCAAACCTTGCCGATTACGCCGTAGTCACGATGAGCGCCGCCGCGCGCCATTGCGGCTTTTCGCGCGTTTCGGCGGCAGAACTGGCGGCGGAAACGGGGTTGCCCGTGCCGACAGTGCAGAAACTTGTCAGCAAACTCACCGCAGCCGGCCTGCTGCGTTCGGTGCGCGGTGCGGGCGGCGGTTTGCAGCTGGCGCGTCCGGCGGCGGCGATCACTCTGGCCGATATTGTCGAAGCGGTGGAGGGGCCGATCGCGCTTACCGCCTGCGCCGAACACGGCAAACATGATTGCGCGCTGGAAGACAGCTGCATGGTTCGCCCGCATGTCGGCATCGTCAACGAAGCCCTGCGCGGCGCGCTCGCGAATATCGCGCTGACGCAGCTTGCCAACACCCCCCGGATGGAAATTGCCCGATGA
- the sufB gene encoding Fe-S cluster assembly protein SufB: protein MNEQVQIKGAPEKDKAAKDAAKSLETYEHGFSSDIEQTFAPKGLNEDTVRFISGKKGEPQWMLDWRLKAFRLWQTMEEPDWAKVGYPKIDYQDAYYYAEPTRKPELGSLDELDPEIKRVYDKLGIPLGEQEVLAGVKGARKVAVDAVFDSVSVATTFRAELEKAGVIFRSISEAIKEYPDLVRQWLGKIVPQRDNYFATLNAAVFSDGTFVYIPEGVRCPMELSTYFRINAENTGQFERTLIIAEKGSYVSYLEGCTAPMRDENQLHAAVVELVAMEDAEIKYSTVQNWYPGNAEGLGGIYNFVTKRGLCQGDRSKISWTQVETGSAVTWKYPSCVLNGEDSVGEFYSVAVTNNYQQADTGTKMIHNGKGSRSTIISKGISAGKSSNTYRGLVRVGANADNVRNFTQCDSLLLGDKCGAHTVPYIEVKNPTAQIEHEATTSTISDDQLFYAMQRGLDEEESVALIVNGFAKEVLKQLPMEFAVEAQKLLGISLEGSVG from the coding sequence ATGAACGAACAGGTCCAGATCAAGGGCGCCCCCGAAAAGGACAAGGCCGCCAAAGATGCCGCCAAGTCGCTCGAAACTTACGAGCACGGTTTCTCCTCCGATATCGAACAGACTTTCGCGCCCAAGGGCCTGAATGAAGACACTGTGCGGTTCATTTCGGGCAAGAAGGGCGAACCGCAATGGATGCTCGACTGGCGGCTGAAGGCGTTTCGCCTGTGGCAGACCATGGAAGAACCCGACTGGGCCAAGGTCGGCTATCCCAAAATCGATTACCAGGACGCCTATTATTACGCCGAACCGACCAGGAAGCCCGAGCTTGGCTCGCTCGACGAACTCGATCCCGAAATCAAGCGCGTGTATGACAAGCTGGGTATTCCGCTTGGCGAGCAGGAAGTGCTTGCCGGGGTAAAGGGCGCGCGCAAGGTTGCCGTCGATGCGGTATTCGACAGTGTCAGCGTCGCGACCACATTCCGCGCCGAACTTGAGAAGGCGGGCGTCATTTTCCGCAGCATTTCCGAAGCGATCAAGGAATATCCCGATCTGGTAAGGCAATGGCTGGGCAAAATCGTGCCGCAGCGCGACAATTACTTCGCCACGCTCAACGCGGCGGTGTTCTCGGACGGAACATTCGTTTACATTCCGGAAGGCGTGCGTTGCCCGATGGAGCTTTCCACCTATTTCCGCATCAATGCCGAAAACACCGGCCAGTTCGAACGCACGCTGATCATTGCCGAAAAAGGCAGCTATGTCAGTTATCTCGAAGGCTGCACCGCGCCGATGCGCGATGAAAACCAGCTTCACGCCGCGGTGGTGGAACTGGTCGCGATGGAAGATGCGGAGATCAAATATTCGACCGTGCAAAACTGGTATCCCGGCAATGCCGAAGGGCTGGGCGGGATTTACAATTTCGTGACCAAGCGGGGCCTGTGCCAGGGCGACCGCTCCAAGATTTCATGGACGCAGGTCGAAACCGGCAGCGCGGTGACATGGAAATATCCGTCCTGCGTCTTGAACGGCGAGGATAGCGTGGGCGAGTTTTACTCGGTCGCCGTCACCAACAATTACCAGCAGGCCGATACCGGCACCAAGATGATCCATAATGGCAAAGGGTCGCGCAGCACGATCATCTCCAAGGGGATCAGCGCGGGCAAATCCTCCAATACGTATCGCGGGCTGGTGCGCGTGGGCGCGAACGCGGACAATGTGCGCAATTTCACCCAGTGCGACAGCCTGCTGCTGGGCGACAAATGCGGCGCGCATACAGTACCCTATATCGAAGTGAAAAACCCCACCGCGCAGATCGAACATGAAGCCACCACCAGCACGATTTCCGACGACCAGCTGTTCTACGCGATGCAACGCGGGCTGGACGAGGAAGAATCCGTCGCGCTGATCGTCAATGGCTTTGCAAAGGAAGTGCTGAAGCAGCTGCCGATGGAGTTTGCTGTGGAGGCGCAGAAGCTGCTGGGCATCAGCCTTGAGGGGAGTGTGGGCTAG